In a single window of the Streptomyces cinnabarinus genome:
- a CDS encoding Asp23/Gls24 family envelope stress response protein: MSDTTQKSQVEQEPTVQTRKAVKRGGGDPSTRGRTTIADGVVEKIAGLAARDVLGVHAMGSGLSRTFGAVRDRVPGGGSKSVTRGVKAEVGEVQTALDLEIVVDYGVSIADVARAVRENVVSAVERMTGLEVVEVNIAVSDVKLPDEEEEELEPRIQ; the protein is encoded by the coding sequence ATGAGCGACACGACACAGAAGTCCCAGGTCGAGCAGGAGCCGACCGTACAGACCCGTAAGGCCGTCAAGCGCGGCGGCGGTGACCCCTCGACCCGCGGGCGGACCACCATCGCCGACGGCGTCGTGGAGAAGATCGCGGGCCTCGCCGCGCGCGACGTCCTCGGCGTGCACGCGATGGGCAGCGGCCTGAGCCGGACCTTCGGCGCGGTGCGGGACCGGGTGCCGGGCGGCGGCTCGAAGTCCGTCACCCGCGGGGTGAAGGCCGAGGTCGGCGAGGTGCAGACCGCGCTCGACCTGGAGATCGTCGTCGACTACGGCGTGTCCATCGCCGACGTCGCACGGGCGGTCCGGGAGAACGTGGTCTCCGCGGTGGAGCGCATGACCGGCCTGGAAGTGGTCGAGGTCAATATCGCGGTGAGCGATGTGAAGCTGCCCGACGAGGAGGAAGAGGAACTGGAGCCCAGGATCCAGTGA
- a CDS encoding DUF6286 domain-containing protein, whose translation MSEPQGSEGSEGTTQPMPVVEKAASTGTLDQNASAAAYDPPPPVLDGENGANGRFWSARRVPAAVVAVLLLVLAGAFLYDVVAVRTDRSAMEWRRELARQLAERPLDDTWVLVGAGVAVALGLWLVVLATTPGLRAVLPMTRTHPDVRAGLDREAAALTLRDRAMEIAGVQSVRVRMGRKRADVRAVSHFRDLDDVRADLDDVLADAIRGLGLSRPPALSVHVRRPGRKG comes from the coding sequence ATGAGCGAGCCCCAGGGCTCGGAGGGCTCCGAGGGCACCACACAACCCATGCCGGTCGTCGAGAAGGCGGCCAGCACCGGCACACTCGACCAGAACGCCTCCGCGGCCGCCTACGACCCCCCGCCGCCCGTCCTGGACGGTGAGAACGGCGCCAACGGCCGCTTCTGGTCCGCCCGTCGGGTCCCGGCCGCCGTGGTCGCCGTGCTCCTGCTGGTCCTCGCGGGCGCGTTCCTCTACGACGTCGTCGCCGTGCGCACCGACCGGTCCGCGATGGAGTGGCGGCGCGAACTGGCCCGGCAGCTCGCCGAACGCCCCCTCGACGACACCTGGGTGCTGGTCGGCGCGGGCGTTGCCGTCGCGCTCGGCCTGTGGCTGGTCGTCCTGGCCACCACCCCCGGCCTGCGCGCCGTGCTGCCGATGACCCGCACCCACCCCGATGTCCGTGCCGGACTCGACCGCGAGGCCGCCGCCCTGACCCTGCGCGACCGGGCCATGGAGATCGCGGGCGTGCAGTCGGTACGGGTCCGGATGGGCCGCAAGCGGGCCGACGTCCGCGCGGTCTCCCACTTCCGCGACCTGGACGACGTTCGCGCCGACCTGGACGACGTCCTCGCCGACGCGATCCGCGGCCTCGGCCTGTCCCGGCCGCCCGCGCTCTCGGTGCATGTACGACGGCCCGGACGGAAGGGGTGA
- the amaP gene encoding alkaline shock response membrane anchor protein AmaP produces the protein MSAVLRTVNRVLLAVIGVVLVLLGGSVLAVGLGLDPPSWWIHHSKHDVLLSDAERTRWRAEGWWWPTVIAVLVVLVLLALWWLTAVLRRRRLTEVLVETGDGEGALLRGRALETVLTDEAASADGVHRARTHLTGRRNAPEARVRLLLEPHVDPGAALTELTDQALTHARESAGLAALPAEVRMRAAKHRAERVG, from the coding sequence GTGAGCGCCGTGCTGAGGACCGTCAACCGTGTCCTGCTCGCCGTCATCGGCGTCGTCCTGGTCCTGCTCGGCGGCTCCGTGCTCGCCGTCGGCCTCGGCCTGGACCCGCCGTCCTGGTGGATCCACCACAGCAAGCACGACGTCCTGCTCAGCGACGCCGAGCGCACCCGCTGGCGCGCCGAGGGCTGGTGGTGGCCGACCGTCATCGCGGTGCTCGTGGTCCTGGTGCTGCTCGCCCTGTGGTGGCTGACCGCGGTCCTGCGGCGCCGCCGCCTCACCGAGGTCCTGGTCGAGACCGGCGACGGCGAGGGCGCGCTGCTGCGGGGCCGCGCCCTGGAGACGGTACTGACCGACGAGGCGGCGTCGGCGGACGGTGTCCACCGGGCGCGGACCCACTTGACCGGCCGCAGAAACGCCCCCGAGGCCCGCGTACGGCTGCTGCTGGAGCCGCATGTGGACCCGGGGGCGGCGCTGACGGAGCTGACCGATCAGGCGCTGACCCATGCGCGGGAGTCGGCCGGACTGGCGGCGCTGCCCGCGGAGGTCAGGATGCGGGCGGCCAAGCACCGGGCGGAGCGGGTCGGTTGA
- a CDS encoding helix-turn-helix domain-containing protein → MAETLKKGSRVTGAARDKLAADLKKKYDSGASIRALAEETGRSYGFVHRMLSESGVTLRGRGGATRGKKAAG, encoded by the coding sequence GTGGCCGAGACTCTGAAGAAGGGCAGCCGGGTTACCGGCGCCGCGCGCGACAAGCTCGCGGCAGACCTGAAGAAGAAGTACGACTCCGGTGCGAGCATCCGGGCGCTGGCCGAGGAGACCGGCCGCTCGTATGGCTTCGTACACCGGATGCTCAGCGAGTCGGGCGTCACGCTGCGTGGGCGTGGCGGGGCGACACGCGGCAAAAAAGCCGCGGGCTGA
- a CDS encoding Asp23/Gls24 family envelope stress response protein, producing MSADPGEVRLPRAAVPPGERGSTRIADRVVAKIASQAAREALGPLPGDAAPPHAGVVVHHDIARVRVHLELDYPTDIGARCAAVRRHVTERVGALVGMEVPEVAVQVERLHSAHGAAQGRTR from the coding sequence GTGAGCGCCGACCCCGGTGAGGTCCGCCTGCCGCGGGCCGCCGTGCCGCCCGGTGAGCGCGGCTCCACCCGGATCGCCGACCGGGTCGTGGCGAAGATCGCCTCCCAGGCCGCCCGCGAGGCCCTCGGCCCCCTGCCCGGGGACGCGGCACCCCCGCACGCGGGCGTCGTGGTTCACCACGACATTGCGCGCGTGCGGGTCCATCTCGAACTCGACTACCCCACCGACATCGGCGCCCGCTGCGCCGCCGTGCGTCGTCATGTCACCGAGCGGGTAGGCGCGTTGGTGGGCATGGAGGTGCCGGAGGTAGCCGTTCAGGTGGAGCGGCTGCACTCGGCACATGGCGCGGCACAGGGGAGGACGCGATGA
- a CDS encoding enoyl-CoA hydratase/isomerase family protein, with product MASLDPVLDKDGVRLTVDDAVATVTLTNPDKRNAQSPALWRALTEAGRLLPGSVRVVVLRAEGKSFSAGLDRQAFTPEGFDGEPSFIDLARGSDAELDATIAEYQEAFTWWRRSDLVSIAAVQGHAIGAGFQLALACDLRVVADDVQFAMRETSLGLVPDLTGTHPLVGLVGYARALEICATGRFVTAEESVSTGLANVAVPADQLDDAVRDLAGALLAAPRDAVIETKALLRGATDRTYEDQRVAERAAQARRLRDLAGVGE from the coding sequence ATGGCTTCGCTCGACCCGGTTCTCGACAAGGACGGCGTACGACTCACCGTCGACGACGCAGTCGCCACGGTGACGCTGACCAACCCCGACAAGCGCAACGCGCAGAGCCCCGCTCTGTGGCGGGCGCTCACCGAGGCCGGTCGGCTGCTGCCCGGATCCGTCCGGGTCGTCGTGCTGCGGGCCGAGGGCAAGTCCTTCTCGGCCGGACTCGACCGGCAGGCGTTCACGCCGGAGGGTTTCGACGGCGAACCGTCGTTCATCGATCTCGCGCGCGGCAGCGACGCCGAGCTCGACGCGACCATCGCCGAGTACCAGGAGGCGTTCACCTGGTGGCGGCGCAGTGACCTCGTGTCCATCGCCGCCGTCCAGGGGCACGCCATCGGGGCGGGCTTCCAGCTCGCTCTCGCCTGCGATCTGCGCGTCGTCGCGGACGACGTGCAGTTCGCCATGCGTGAGACCAGCCTCGGCCTGGTCCCCGACCTGACGGGCACCCACCCCCTGGTGGGCCTCGTCGGCTACGCCCGGGCGCTGGAGATCTGCGCCACCGGGCGCTTCGTCACGGCCGAGGAGTCGGTCAGCACCGGCCTGGCCAATGTCGCCGTGCCCGCGGACCAGCTCGACGACGCCGTACGCGACCTCGCCGGCGCCCTGCTGGCGGCGCCCCGGGACGCGGTCATCGAGACCAAGGCCCTGCTGCGCGGCGCCACGGACCGCACCTACGAGGACCAGCGCGTCGCCGAGCGCGCCGCCCAGGCGCGCCGTCTGCGGGACCTGGCCGGCGTAGGGGAGTGA
- a CDS encoding ABC-F family ATP-binding cassette domain-containing protein: protein MISATGIELRAGARVLIESATFRVAKGDRIGLVGRNGAGKTTLTKCLAGEGLPAGGAITRSGEVGYLPQDPRTGDLDVLARDRVLSARGLDVLIRKMRENEERIANGKGSTRDKAMKQYERQETEFLTKGGYAAEAEAATIAAALNLPDRVLGQPLHTLSGGQRRRIELARILFSDADTLLLDEPTNHLDADSIIWLRDYLKTYRGGFIVISHDVDLVETVVNKVFYLDANRAQIDVYNMGWKLYQQQREADEKRRKRERANAEKKAAALHSQADKMRAKATKTVAAQNMARRADKLLAGLEAVRVSDKVAKLRFPEPAPCGKTPLTAEGLSKSYGSLEIFTDVDLAIDKGSRVVILGLNGAGKTTLLRLLGGVEKPDTGEVVEGHGLKLGYYAQEHETLDPERTVLENMRSAAPDMDLVEVRKVLGSFLFSGDDVDKPARVLSGGEKTRLALATLVVSSANVLLLDEPTNNLDPASREEILGALRTYKGAVVLVTHDEGAVEALQPERIILLPDGVEDLWGADYADLVALA, encoded by the coding sequence GTGATCTCCGCCACCGGCATCGAGCTGCGCGCCGGCGCCCGTGTCCTCATCGAGTCCGCCACCTTCCGTGTCGCCAAGGGCGACCGCATCGGCCTGGTCGGCCGCAACGGCGCCGGCAAGACCACTCTGACCAAGTGCCTGGCGGGCGAGGGCCTCCCCGCCGGCGGTGCCATCACCCGCTCCGGAGAGGTCGGCTACCTCCCGCAGGACCCGCGCACCGGCGACCTCGACGTGCTCGCCCGCGACCGCGTCCTGTCCGCGCGCGGCCTGGACGTCCTGATCCGCAAGATGCGCGAGAACGAGGAGCGCATCGCCAACGGCAAGGGCAGCACCCGCGACAAGGCGATGAAGCAGTACGAGCGCCAGGAGACGGAGTTCCTCACCAAGGGCGGTTACGCCGCCGAGGCCGAGGCCGCCACCATCGCCGCCGCGCTGAACCTCCCCGACCGGGTGCTCGGCCAGCCGCTGCACACCCTCTCCGGTGGTCAGCGCCGCCGTATCGAGCTCGCCCGGATCCTGTTCTCGGACGCCGACACCCTGCTGCTCGACGAGCCGACCAACCACCTCGACGCCGACTCGATCATCTGGCTGCGCGACTACCTCAAGACCTACCGCGGCGGCTTCATCGTGATCTCCCACGATGTCGACCTGGTCGAGACGGTCGTCAACAAGGTGTTCTACCTGGACGCCAACCGCGCCCAGATCGACGTCTACAACATGGGCTGGAAGCTCTACCAGCAGCAGCGCGAGGCCGACGAGAAGCGCCGCAAGCGCGAGCGCGCCAACGCCGAGAAGAAGGCCGCCGCGCTGCACTCGCAGGCCGACAAGATGCGCGCCAAGGCCACCAAGACGGTGGCCGCGCAGAACATGGCGCGCCGCGCGGACAAGCTGCTCGCCGGCCTGGAGGCGGTGCGCGTCTCCGACAAGGTCGCCAAGCTGCGCTTCCCCGAGCCCGCGCCCTGCGGCAAGACCCCGCTGACCGCCGAGGGCCTGTCGAAGTCGTACGGCTCGCTGGAGATCTTCACCGACGTCGACCTGGCCATCGACAAGGGGTCCCGGGTCGTCATCCTCGGCCTCAACGGCGCCGGCAAGACCACGCTGCTCCGGCTGCTCGGCGGTGTGGAGAAGCCCGACACCGGCGAGGTCGTCGAGGGCCACGGACTCAAGCTCGGCTACTACGCCCAGGAGCACGAGACCCTCGACCCGGAGCGCACGGTCCTGGAGAACATGCGCTCCGCCGCGCCCGACATGGACCTGGTCGAGGTCCGCAAGGTGCTGGGCTCGTTCCTGTTCTCCGGTGACGACGTCGACAAGCCGGCCCGGGTCCTCTCCGGCGGTGAGAAGACCCGTCTCGCGCTCGCGACCCTGGTGGTCAGCTCGGCGAACGTGCTGCTGCTCGACGAGCCGACCAACAACCTCGACCCGGCCAGCCGCGAGGAGATCCTCGGCGCGCTGCGCACCTACAAGGGCGCCGTCGTTCTGGTCACCCATGACGAGGGCGCCGTCGAGGCGCTCCAGCCGGAGCGGATCATTCTGCTGCCGGACGGCGTCGAGGACCTGTGGGGCGCGGACTACGCGGATCTCGTCGCCCTCGCTTGA
- a CDS encoding nucleopolyhedrovirus P10 family protein → MTADGWTRAVRHQLGLGRLLPLGGARDGAWIAEQAAVAVLERAAHGMPGVRLGALRIGLADPERVRESVVPPPPSALSPGALRVTAEFAATAAKPLPAVADRLRAALARAADERLGLTVTEVDLRVTALLEDAPEPAPVRPQEPPSAREPADGDESRAARAALAVPGVAGLAGAPVGLGRPVHIEERPAGAALPARHVRLELAMAADHRAVEVARAVRAEVAKALSDHPTVAVLVTAVVG, encoded by the coding sequence ATGACGGCGGACGGATGGACGCGGGCGGTTCGGCATCAGCTGGGTCTGGGCAGACTGCTGCCCCTGGGCGGGGCGCGGGACGGCGCGTGGATCGCGGAACAGGCGGCCGTGGCGGTGCTGGAGCGCGCGGCGCACGGCATGCCGGGGGTGCGCCTGGGCGCGCTGCGGATCGGCCTCGCGGACCCCGAGCGGGTGCGGGAGTCCGTCGTACCGCCGCCGCCGAGCGCGCTGTCGCCCGGTGCGCTGCGGGTGACGGCGGAGTTCGCGGCGACGGCGGCGAAGCCGCTGCCCGCGGTGGCGGACCGGCTGCGGGCGGCGCTGGCCAGGGCCGCGGACGAGCGGCTCGGGCTGACGGTCACGGAGGTGGACCTGCGGGTGACGGCCCTGCTGGAGGATGCTCCGGAGCCCGCCCCGGTACGGCCGCAGGAGCCGCCGTCGGCGCGGGAGCCCGCGGACGGCGACGAGTCCCGCGCCGCGCGGGCCGCGCTCGCGGTGCCGGGCGTGGCCGGTCTCGCCGGGGCGCCGGTCGGCCTCGGCCGGCCGGTGCACATCGAGGAACGGCCCGCCGGGGCCGCGCTGCCCGCACGGCATGTCCGGCTGGAGCTCGCCATGGCCGCGGACCATCGGGCCGTGGAGGTGGCCCGCGCGGTCCGCGCCGAGGTGGCGAAGGCGCTGTCGGATCACCCGACGGTGGCGGTCCTGGTCACCGCCGTCGTCGGGTGA